The Pirellulimonas nuda genome includes a region encoding these proteins:
- a CDS encoding AbrB/MazE/SpoVT family DNA-binding domain-containing protein encodes MTMLKVTTIDNQLAVVLSPELAAHLNASAGDELLTEVGSNGRILIFSKPIVDSQVKVLNEVMDRRKDALGRLAE; translated from the coding sequence ATGACGATGCTGAAAGTGACGACGATCGATAACCAACTAGCGGTAGTGCTGTCGCCGGAGTTGGCCGCTCACTTGAACGCGTCCGCCGGGGATGAGCTCCTCACGGAAGTAGGGTCGAACGGTCGCATCCTCATCTTCTCGAAGCCGATCGTTGACTCTCAAGTCAAGGTTCTGAACGAAGTGATGGATCGCCGGAAAGACGCCCTAGGTCGGTTGGCGGAGTAA
- a CDS encoding type II toxin-antitoxin system HicB family antitoxin, with protein sequence MKYTVIIEQGENSWGAYVPDLPGCIAAADTREGAIALIREAIEFHIEGLAEQGEPVPAPHSSSELVEINAA encoded by the coding sequence ATGAAGTACACGGTGATTATCGAGCAGGGCGAGAATAGCTGGGGCGCTTACGTTCCGGACCTTCCCGGCTGTATCGCTGCCGCAGACACCCGCGAGGGAGCGATTGCGCTGATCCGCGAGGCGATCGAGTTCCACATCGAGGGTCTAGCCGAGCAGGGTGAGCCGGTCCCTGCGCCCCACTCATCGAGCGAGCTGGTCGAGATTAACGCCGCGTAG
- a CDS encoding VOC family protein yields the protein MLNLVVIRSADLDRAEQFYASIGLSFTRHSHGNGPEHLANECDGIVFEIYPRTSKTESTAGTRIGFRVECVETATSSLAAIGAMIQSLPKDSPWGRRAVVLDFDGHQVELTSKLNILTR from the coding sequence ATGTTGAATCTAGTCGTGATTCGTTCCGCCGACCTGGATCGAGCAGAGCAGTTCTACGCTTCGATTGGCTTGAGCTTCACCCGACATTCCCATGGCAATGGCCCCGAGCACTTGGCCAATGAGTGCGATGGCATTGTCTTTGAAATTTACCCAAGAACAAGCAAGACTGAATCAACGGCCGGAACGCGCATTGGTTTTCGAGTCGAGTGCGTCGAAACCGCAACGAGTAGCCTTGCGGCCATCGGCGCCATGATCCAAAGCCTTCCCAAGGATAGTCCATGGGGCCGCCGGGCAGTCGTGCTCGACTTTGACGGACATCAAGTTGAACTGACATCCAAACTCAATATTCTGACTCGATAG
- a CDS encoding type II toxin-antitoxin system HicA family toxin produces the protein MKVWELIRQLEGEGWRQVRMRGSHRQFVHATKPGTVTVSGKPNVDIPVGTLKSILKQAGLNP, from the coding sequence GTGAAGGTCTGGGAACTGATCAGGCAGCTCGAAGGTGAGGGCTGGCGCCAGGTTCGGATGCGGGGCAGTCACCGGCAATTTGTGCACGCGACCAAGCCCGGCACTGTCACGGTGTCCGGCAAGCCGAATGTTGATATCCCAGTTGGCACGCTGAAGAGTATACTTAAGCAAGCTGGACTGAACCCATAA
- a CDS encoding ExbD/TolR family protein — MRTSFPRKRPPATDLAAVMTPMIDVVFLLLIFFLCTSSFQRPEKTLPASLLMASDGASDLSVEPEPELERVTLAARVGASGTRWLVNERPAASLADATALLRTLAEIDPSLPVTIDAASEVPMGDLVDGYDAGRLAGFTKVQIAAGE; from the coding sequence ATGCGAACCAGCTTCCCCCGCAAACGCCCTCCCGCCACCGATCTGGCCGCGGTGATGACGCCGATGATCGATGTGGTGTTCTTGCTGCTGATCTTCTTCCTCTGCACGTCCAGCTTCCAGCGGCCGGAGAAGACGCTGCCCGCCAGCCTGTTGATGGCCAGCGACGGGGCCAGCGACCTGTCGGTCGAGCCGGAGCCGGAGCTCGAGCGGGTGACGCTGGCCGCACGCGTCGGGGCGAGTGGAACGCGGTGGCTTGTGAACGAGCGGCCCGCCGCCTCGCTGGCGGACGCCACGGCGCTGCTAAGAACGCTGGCCGAGATCGACCCGTCACTTCCAGTAACGATCGACGCGGCGTCCGAGGTGCCCATGGGAGACCTCGTAGACGGCTACGACGCCGGGCGGCTGGCGGGGTTCACCAAGGTCCAGATCGCGGCCGGGGAGTAG
- a CDS encoding DNA topoisomerase VI subunit B, which translates to MAETETAPTRAAAPRRTTAEAMAAKQQEISVSEFFAKNRHLLGFDNPRKALLTTVKEAVDNSLDACEEAGILPEIWVHIEPTGEGRYKVGIQDNGPGILKKQIPLIFGKLLYGSKFHRLRQSRGQQGIGISAAGMYGVQTTGKPVKIISKVSVRKPAHYYEIQIDTKRNVPRILNGKGEGVDIPPGEKGAKYIEQHGIEWEDQPHGTRVTIELEAKFVRGRGSVDEYLNQTAIANPHVTLHYHDPDDYLHDYPRSAEKLPPESKEIKPHPYGTESGRLAQMLEESEPMGVSEFLKTKFSRVTPAVARKICEKAEVSSRLAVGKVKREQADKIFRAIQQTKISPPETNCICPIGEELLLKGLHSVVPGEFYTAATRPPAVYRGNPFQVEVGLAYGGSAATQNVTMDLLQDLIEETDTRTVRQFLIHTFNGLGSDAADKIVKAASLKTRQNPSALKPKERQKLFDAMKHVNVAEGQSMEVMRYANRVPLQFQQAACAVTQTILGTNWRGYGLSQSRGSLPKGPVSIMVHIASVWVPFTSESKEAIAAYPEIQKEIRLGLQAVGRKLGMFLRRRLRVKQQTDRREVFLRYLKEVSGAVSTINGANQSELYDQLVKVANKVTADADMKLDDRGRKIAPEEMDLGGSVLIVDPTTHAASINRASSVGEDDEDGGGEEE; encoded by the coding sequence TTGGCGGAGACCGAGACAGCACCGACCCGCGCCGCCGCGCCCCGGCGGACGACCGCAGAGGCGATGGCTGCCAAGCAGCAGGAAATCTCTGTCAGCGAGTTCTTCGCCAAGAACCGCCACCTGCTGGGATTCGACAACCCCCGCAAGGCCCTGCTGACCACCGTCAAGGAAGCGGTCGACAACTCGCTGGACGCGTGTGAGGAAGCAGGCATCCTGCCGGAGATTTGGGTGCACATCGAGCCCACCGGCGAGGGGCGCTACAAGGTCGGCATCCAAGACAACGGGCCCGGCATCCTCAAGAAGCAGATCCCGCTGATCTTCGGCAAGCTGCTGTACGGGTCGAAGTTCCACCGCCTGCGGCAGAGCCGTGGGCAGCAGGGGATCGGCATCAGCGCCGCCGGCATGTACGGCGTGCAGACCACCGGCAAGCCCGTGAAGATCATCAGCAAGGTCTCCGTGCGCAAGCCCGCGCACTACTACGAGATCCAGATCGACACCAAGCGCAACGTCCCGCGCATCCTCAACGGCAAGGGCGAGGGCGTTGACATCCCGCCGGGCGAGAAGGGCGCCAAGTACATCGAGCAGCACGGCATCGAGTGGGAAGACCAGCCGCACGGCACGCGCGTCACCATCGAACTCGAGGCCAAGTTTGTCCGCGGCCGCGGCAGTGTTGACGAGTACCTGAACCAGACGGCGATCGCCAACCCGCACGTCACGCTGCACTACCACGACCCGGACGACTACCTGCACGACTACCCGCGCAGCGCCGAGAAGCTTCCCCCCGAATCGAAGGAGATCAAGCCGCACCCATACGGCACCGAGTCGGGCCGGCTGGCGCAGATGCTCGAAGAGAGCGAGCCGATGGGGGTGAGCGAGTTCCTCAAGACCAAGTTTAGCCGCGTCACGCCCGCGGTGGCGCGCAAGATCTGCGAGAAGGCGGAGGTGTCTTCTCGGCTGGCGGTCGGCAAGGTGAAGCGGGAGCAGGCGGACAAGATCTTCCGCGCGATCCAGCAGACCAAGATCAGCCCGCCGGAGACCAACTGCATCTGCCCGATCGGCGAGGAGCTGCTGCTCAAGGGGCTGCACAGCGTGGTGCCGGGCGAGTTCTACACCGCCGCCACGCGTCCTCCGGCCGTGTACCGGGGCAACCCGTTCCAGGTGGAGGTCGGCCTGGCGTACGGCGGGTCGGCCGCCACGCAGAACGTGACGATGGACCTGCTGCAAGACCTGATCGAAGAGACCGACACGCGCACCGTGCGGCAGTTTCTCATCCACACGTTCAATGGCCTGGGGAGCGACGCCGCGGACAAGATCGTCAAGGCCGCCAGCCTCAAGACCCGCCAGAACCCCAGCGCGCTCAAGCCCAAGGAACGCCAGAAGCTGTTCGACGCGATGAAGCACGTGAACGTCGCCGAGGGACAGAGCATGGAGGTGATGCGGTACGCCAACCGCGTGCCGTTGCAGTTCCAGCAGGCCGCCTGCGCGGTGACGCAGACCATCCTCGGCACCAACTGGCGTGGCTACGGGCTGAGCCAGTCGCGGGGCTCGCTCCCCAAGGGACCGGTGAGCATCATGGTGCACATCGCCAGCGTGTGGGTGCCGTTCACCAGCGAGAGCAAAGAGGCGATCGCCGCGTACCCCGAGATCCAGAAAGAGATCCGCCTGGGGCTGCAAGCGGTGGGGCGCAAGCTGGGGATGTTCCTCCGCCGCCGGCTGCGGGTGAAGCAGCAGACCGACCGCCGCGAGGTGTTCCTGCGTTACCTCAAAGAAGTCTCCGGCGCGGTTAGTACGATCAACGGCGCGAACCAGAGCGAGCTGTACGACCAGCTCGTGAAGGTGGCGAACAAGGTGACCGCCGACGCGGACATGAAGCTGGACGACCGCGGGCGGAAGATCGCCCCGGAGGAGATGGACCTGGGAGGGAGCGTGCTGATTGTCGACCCAACAACGCACGCGGCTTCGATCAACCGGGCTTCGTCGGTGGGCGAAGACGACGAGGATGGCGGGGGCGAAGAAGAGTGA
- a CDS encoding DNA topoisomerase IV subunit A yields the protein MAKKSPITPAPKPPVKLTPRDKKTLSSLVGLADGVTKAAAARRDPYVDIPSRTLSNVRYSARKRIIEMGTGKNRRQLFDLSQAKAYMRTMLVAEGCKRLLDQGKSTSLRGMFYMLKHTIEGSKENTFDDQNECDTIIEDVEVLLTSIREELHLYAENRGAMVGAITFTDKGDEINCARMGSGGYAIPSIVEPEVIQFDKKKCDAKFILHVEKGTVWQRFNEDRFWEKHNCILTHGSGQPPRGVRRMLFRLHNELSLPVYCVLDNDPWGYYIYSVLKQGSINLAFESQRMAIPEAKYLGLRSIDYDRCELSESVKIALNDTDRKRAKQVAKYPWFEKKPKWQTEIKKMIQNDFKLEVESLISKDISYVTEVYVPERLEAQDWLD from the coding sequence ATGGCAAAAAAAAGCCCCATCACCCCCGCCCCCAAGCCCCCCGTCAAGCTCACGCCGCGCGACAAGAAGACGCTGTCGTCTCTGGTCGGCCTGGCCGACGGCGTGACGAAAGCCGCGGCGGCGCGGCGCGACCCGTACGTCGATATCCCGAGCCGGACGCTGTCAAACGTCCGCTACTCGGCGCGTAAGCGGATCATCGAAATGGGCACGGGCAAGAACCGCCGACAGCTCTTCGACCTGTCGCAGGCCAAGGCGTACATGCGCACCATGCTGGTCGCCGAGGGCTGCAAGCGGCTGCTGGACCAGGGCAAGAGCACCAGCCTCCGGGGTATGTTCTACATGCTCAAGCACACGATCGAGGGCTCGAAGGAGAACACCTTCGACGACCAGAACGAGTGCGACACGATCATCGAAGACGTTGAGGTGCTGCTGACCAGCATCCGCGAAGAGCTGCACCTGTACGCCGAGAACCGTGGCGCGATGGTGGGCGCCATCACGTTCACCGACAAGGGAGACGAGATCAACTGCGCCCGCATGGGCTCCGGCGGGTACGCGATCCCGTCGATCGTCGAGCCAGAGGTGATCCAGTTCGACAAGAAGAAGTGCGACGCCAAGTTCATCCTGCACGTCGAGAAAGGCACGGTCTGGCAGCGGTTCAACGAAGACCGCTTCTGGGAGAAGCACAACTGCATCCTCACCCACGGCAGCGGGCAGCCCCCACGCGGCGTGCGGCGCATGCTGTTCCGGCTGCACAACGAGCTGAGCCTGCCGGTGTACTGCGTGCTCGATAACGACCCGTGGGGCTACTATATCTACAGCGTGCTCAAGCAGGGCTCGATCAACCTGGCGTTCGAGAGCCAGCGGATGGCGATCCCCGAGGCCAAGTACCTGGGCCTGCGGAGCATCGACTACGACCGCTGCGAGCTCTCCGAAAGCGTCAAGATCGCGCTGAACGACACCGACCGTAAACGCGCGAAGCAGGTGGCCAAGTACCCCTGGTTCGAGAAGAAGCCCAAGTGGCAGACCGAGATCAAGAAGATGATCCAGAACGACTTCAAGCTGGAAGTGGAATCGTTGATCTCGAAGGATATCAGCTACGTGACGGAGGTTTACGTGCCCGAGCGATTGGAGGCGCAGGACTGGTTG
- a CDS encoding class I SAM-dependent methyltransferase — translation MSDWPDYELIDFGAGRKLERFGGLLVDRPCPAAADATRRDTPHWREPKAVYTGAKVGDGKWRVADGVRPALSVPLNIPLSEALGFGAKLDLSPAGQVGLFPEQFENWQWIAAQARRAGRPLRVLNLFAYTGGSTLAAAAAGCEVTHVDASKPSVALARENAALSGLEGAPVRWIIEDAVKYCEREVRRGSRYDGVILDPPSYGHGPKGEDWRLERDLLPLLEICGELVDRRPVFFLLTCHTPGVGPAELAAYLSDGLFGSCGQPPATGTLYLRTPDRRRLESGVFARWPG, via the coding sequence ATGTCTGACTGGCCCGATTACGAGCTCATCGATTTTGGCGCCGGGCGGAAGCTGGAGCGGTTTGGGGGGCTGCTGGTCGACCGTCCCTGCCCCGCCGCCGCAGACGCTACCCGGCGTGATACGCCCCACTGGCGCGAACCCAAAGCAGTCTACACCGGCGCGAAAGTAGGAGACGGGAAATGGCGCGTGGCGGACGGGGTCCGCCCGGCGTTGAGCGTCCCGCTCAACATCCCGCTCAGCGAGGCCCTCGGCTTCGGGGCCAAGCTCGACCTCTCCCCCGCGGGTCAGGTGGGGCTGTTCCCCGAGCAGTTCGAGAACTGGCAGTGGATCGCAGCGCAGGCGCGGCGCGCGGGGCGCCCGCTGCGGGTGCTGAACCTGTTCGCCTACACCGGCGGCAGCACGCTGGCGGCCGCGGCCGCGGGGTGTGAGGTGACGCATGTCGACGCGTCGAAGCCCTCGGTAGCGCTGGCGCGCGAGAACGCGGCGCTTAGCGGGCTGGAGGGGGCGCCGGTGCGGTGGATTATCGAGGACGCGGTGAAGTACTGCGAGCGCGAAGTGCGCCGCGGTAGCCGGTACGACGGGGTGATCCTCGACCCCCCCAGTTACGGCCACGGCCCCAAGGGAGAAGACTGGCGGCTGGAGCGCGACCTGCTGCCGCTATTGGAGATTTGCGGCGAACTTGTCGACCGCCGCCCGGTCTTTTTCTTGTTGACCTGCCACACCCCAGGGGTCGGCCCCGCCGAGCTAGCGGCCTACCTCAGCGACGGCCTATTCGGATCCTGCGGCCAACCCCCAGCCACCGGCACGCTGTACCTGCGGACCCCCGACCGCCGCCGCCTAGAAAGCGGCGTCTTCGCCCGCTGGCCTGGGTGA
- a CDS encoding exopolysaccharide biosynthesis protein, with protein MADEEPRELTDVIDDLKEKSQEDGQMSAQDALDEFAGRLFGPLLVVPGLVTLIPVVGAIPLVPTTMGVWVVLVAGQTLAGREYPWLPGVIADRSVDAEKFRESMEKFRPWAEWIDKFTKPRLTWLVKGPGKYALAALCIVLALTLPPLEFLPMACAAPGGAILLIGLAITAHDGLLALIAVGLSLLALFLVSQAWSAFAAYFSG; from the coding sequence ATGGCAGATGAAGAACCACGCGAGCTGACCGACGTCATCGACGACCTCAAAGAGAAGTCGCAAGAAGACGGCCAGATGTCCGCCCAGGACGCGCTCGACGAGTTCGCTGGGCGACTCTTCGGGCCGCTGCTGGTTGTGCCGGGGCTGGTGACGCTTATCCCGGTAGTCGGAGCCATCCCGCTCGTCCCCACAACAATGGGCGTGTGGGTGGTGCTGGTGGCGGGGCAGACGCTCGCGGGTCGCGAGTACCCCTGGCTGCCTGGCGTGATCGCCGACCGCAGCGTCGACGCCGAAAAGTTCCGCGAGTCGATGGAAAAGTTCCGCCCCTGGGCCGAGTGGATCGACAAGTTCACGAAGCCCCGGCTCACATGGCTCGTGAAGGGCCCCGGCAAGTACGCGCTGGCGGCGTTGTGCATCGTGCTGGCGCTGACGCTGCCGCCGCTGGAGTTCCTGCCGATGGCCTGTGCAGCGCCCGGGGGCGCGATCCTGCTGATCGGCCTGGCGATCACCGCCCACGATGGCCTGCTGGCGCTGATCGCGGTCGGCCTATCGTTGCTGGCGTTGTTCTTAGTCAGCCAAGCCTGGTCGGCGTTCGCGGCGTACTTCAGCGGATAA